Below is a genomic region from Parageobacillus toebii NBRC 107807.
GAATGTGAATTGGAAGCCCCTTGGCTAAATCGCGTTCATATTCCTCTTTTAATGTCGTAGCATCGTATTCCGGATGGCCAGTTAAAAAGATTTGCTTGCCATCGTTGGAGGCGACTAAACATACGCCCGCTTTCTCTGAAACAGATAAAATCGTCAGTTCTGGGACTCTCTCAATGTCTTCACGTTTGACGTCGGTATGACGTGAATGCGGCATGCGAAACACATCGTCAAACCCGCGCAATAGTTTGACATTTTTTACTTCAAGCGAATGTTCGAAAATACCGAAGCATTTTTGTGGGAGCTGGTATTTCGGAATGCCGTAATGATAATAAAGCCCCGCCTGCGCTCCCCAGCAAATATGTAGCGTTGATGTCACATTTGTTTTCGTCCATTCCATAATTTCTGTCAGTTCGTTCCAATATGTTACTTTTTCAAACGGCATTTGTTCGACCGGAGCACCGGTAATAATCATTCCATCGAACTTCCGATGGCGGATATGTGGAAAGATGGTATAAAATTGATCGAGATGATGCTTGCTTGTCGTCTTTGATTCGTGTGTTGCCGGGCGCAAAAATGTCACATTCACTTGAAGCGGCGAATTGCCAAGAAGACGCAATAACTGTGTTTCCGCTTTTTCTTTTTCCGGCATTAAGTTTAAAATGACTATATTTAACGGACGAATGTCTTGAGAATACGCCCGTTCTTCATCCATTACAAAAATATTTTCTTGTTCTAGTATTTCTTTTGCCGGTAAATCTTTTGGAATATTGATTGGCAACAGTCTCACCCTCCATTCTTTGTTTTAAATAACTTAATTATAAAAACATTACAAATTTTATTCAACGAATTTTTTTCCATTTGTACAAGTGGTAAAATGTATATGTTTACATTCATTACGTATGTGGATTTAAGACGTCGACTGGCGTGGAGTTGAAAATGTGATGACGATGCCAGGCTTGCCGAAACAACCAGCGGCGCTTCACATGAACGTCGATGAAAACGGAATGCTGTCGGCTTATTTTAAAGGGGAGATTGGATGTTTGATCCAACTGCGTTTGATAATTTGAAAACAGTGCTCGAAGGAGCGGTATATGACCTTGATTTAGCGGGAGAAATCATTGTAATCGATCGTCACGATATGGTCGATTTGGCTCACTTTTCGCGTGCATATACGATTACGTTTTGTTTATCATCTGATCATAAACAAAATATATCATGTACGATTCGATTGGAAATGGACTTGGAACAAATTGCGCAAGAACTGCTTCAGCGCGCAGTTCGCCCAGGATGCAAGCTGATGATTGCGTTCTCTTTGCCGATCCGACGGCATACAACGTGCTCTCTTATTGAGGGCACGTTGCTTCGCATTTGGGGAGACAAGCGAATCATTCGACAAACGTTAAGTCATGATTTTCCTAATGAAGAGTCTGTGTATCATAACGAAGTAACGATCGAATTCGGCCGCCTTATTTATGAAGACAATGTCGATGATTTGCAGGAGATGATCCCGTATATGCTTGATTCGCTTGAACAGCTGCAGCCATTTTACAAGTCCTAGAAGTGGAAAAACGCCGGAAAATTCATTATGATGAAAAGAGAGGTGAAAACGATGAGCGTTTATGATTTTACTGTAAAAACGATTCGCGGGGAAGAACAGTCGCTGGCGGATTATAAAGGGAAAGTGTTGCTGATTGTCAATACGGCAAGCAAATGCGGCTTTACCCCGCAATATAAAGAGCTGCAGGAGCTATATGAGCAGTACCGCGACCGCGGTTTTGTCGTTCTTGGTTTTCCGTGCAATCAATTTGGCCATCAAGAGCCGGGCACGGAAGAAGAGATTGAACAGTTTTGCCAAGTCAATTACGGGGTAACTTTCCCGATGTTTGCCAAAGTCGATGTCAATGGTGAAAATGCTCATCCGCTTTTTCAGTATTTAAAGGAAAAAGCCCCAGGTGTGCTTGGAACGAAGGCGATTAAATGGAACTTTACGAAGTTTTTAGTGGATCGAAACGGAAATGTGGTCGCACGTTTTGCTTCACAAACGAAGCCGAGCGAGTTAAAAAACGAAATTGAAGAACTGTTGTAATAAAGGAAAAAATGTATTTCCGATGAGAAAGACGGCTTTTGGCCGATAGATATAGTTGTTTTATAGGTTTATAAAGCATGCAAATTTCTGTTATCATTCTAATATGTCTTAGCCGGATGGAGTTCTAAGAAACAATAGGTCATTTGCCGCTGATACTTAACGGAACGAAATGCACGCAGGTGCGGGTGCCTAACTGCTGACTTTCGTCGGCGAGAAGCTCAAACGAGAGTGGGATGGTTGCCATGAAAATGTTAACGGTGGAAAATATCGCAAAAAGCTACGGAGAAAAGGTGTTATTTCAACAACTGTCTTTTACGATTAAAGAAGGGGAGCGCATCGGCATTATCGGCGTCAATGGCGCTGGAAAATCAACATTATTGCGCATAATTGCCGGGGCGGATGCGCCTGATGAAGGACAAATTACTTATTCAAAAGATTTCACGATCGGTTATTTGCCGCAGGAGCCGGAGTTTCGTCATGATTTTACCGTTTTAGAACAAGTATTCCATCGGGATACCCCTCTTATTCGCCTTTTGCGTGAATATGAACTGGCGCTTGCCGAGCTGGAAGAACATCCCCTTGATGAAAAGCGTCAGGCTCGCTTGTATGCCTGCCAGCAACAAATGGATGCGCAAAATGCATGGGATGCGAATGCCAATGCAAAAGCGATTTTGACAAAGCTAGGCATTTCTGATATGACGAAACGAATCGGCGAGCTGTCGGGAGGGCAAAAACGGCGGGTAGCGCTGGCGCAGGCGCTCATTGAAGCACCAGATTTACTGATTCTTGATGAGCCGACGAACCATCTTGATTATGAAGCCATTCGTTGGTTAGAAGAATATTTATCACGTTATCAAGGAGCGGTATTGTTTGTCACGCACGATCGTTATTTTTTGGACCGCGTCACCAATCGCATTTTTGAACTGGACCGTGGCAAGTTATACACGTATGTAGGGAATTATGCCGCATTTTTGGAGGCAAAAGCCCTTCGGGAAGAACAAGAACGTACTGCCGCGGAAAAACGTTATCATTTATACCGCCGTGAGCTCGAATGGGTAAAACGCGGAGCAAAAGCGCGGACAACGAAACAAAAGGCGCGTCTGAAGCGGTTTGCCCAGCTCGAAGCGTCACTGCCGACGGAAAAAAGCGGGCAGCTGGAGATGAAGCTGGGCGGTAGCCGGCTTGGCAAAAAGGTGATCGAGCTGAAGCGAATCAGCCATTCGTTTGGCGGCAAGCAGCTCTTTCATTGCTTTAACCTGCTTGTCAAACCGGGTGACCGCATTGGCATTGTCGGGCCGAACGGCAGTGGCAAATCCACTTTGCTTAATATCATCGCCGGACGGCTGCAGCCGGAAGAAGGAGAGGTGGAAATCGGTCCGACTGTCAAAATTGCCTATTATACGCAAGAGCATGTGGAAATGGACGAGCAGAAACGAGTCATCGAATATATTCGCGAAGCGGGCGAGGCAATACGCACCATCGACGGAGAGACGATCTCCGCCGCGCAGTTGCTTGAGCAGTTTTTGTTTCCAATGCATATGCATGGAACGCCGATTCGCAAACTGTCCGGAGGGGAAAAACGCCGTTTATATTTATTGCGCTTGTTGATGACGGAACCGAACGTCTTATTGCTCGATGAGCCGACGAACGATTTCGATACGCAAACGTTGACCGTGCTTGAAGATTATTTGCAGTCATTTCCTGGCGTTGTCGTTACCGTATCACATGACCGCTACTTTTTAGATAAAGTCGCTGACCAGCTTTTGATTTTAGAAGGAAACGGACGAATATCCACTTACTTTGGCGAATATTCCGCATACTTAGAAGAGCAGCTGCTGAGGAAATCAATGCAAAAACAAGAAAAACAAGCACCAAAAGAAACGAAAACGCTAAAGAAACAAACGAAACGCCGTTTGACGTTTAAAGAACAAAAAGAATGGGAAGAAATCGAAGCCAACATCGCTGCACTTGAAACAAAATTGCAGCAAGTAGCCGAAGAGATGGAAACATTTGCGAGCGATTATGAAAAAATCCAGCAGCTTTCACAAGAATATGAAAATCTTTCAGCAAAGTTAGATTCGCTTTTGGAACGTTGGGCGGAGTTATCAGAGCTCGTAGAATCGTCATAAAAAGAAAAAGGAGGGAACGCTGTTGAAAATTAAATCGATTGAACCAACCCCGAGTCCAAACACGATGAAAGTATTGTTAGATGAGGAACTGCCGTCTGGCACCAGAAATAACTATAAACCGGACAATGTCGATACGGCGCCTCCTCTTATTCAACAGCTAATGAAAATTGAAGGGGTAAAAGGAATTTATCATGTCGCTGACTTTTTGGCCATTGAGCGCAATCCGAAATACGACTGGAAAGAGATTTTAACGAAAGTGCGCGAAGTGTTTGGAGAGGAAGTGGAAAACGAGCAAGGAGAAACGAAAAAGCCAAACGAACATTTTGGTGAAGTGAAAGTATATGTACAAATGTTGTATGGTTTGCCGATGCAAGTGAAATTAATAGATGGCGAACAAGAGCATCGCGTTGGGCTTCCGAAACAGTTTATGGATGCGGTCATTGAAGCGCAGAAATATGCGGGCAATATCGTGTTAGAACGAAAATGGGTGGAAAAAGGCGTGCGTTACGGCACCTTTGAGGAAATCGGCAATGAAATGGTTGAAGAACTTTCCGCTGCATACCCGCCGGAACGATTAGAGCGCATTGTTCAAATGTTTCGCCGCGGCGAGCAAGCAAAGACGCAAAAACGCATAAGCATCAAAGTGACGGAAGAAATGCTCGATGATCCGGATTGGACGAAACGATATGCGGCGCTAGAACAAATGGCGGAGCCGACAGAAGACGATATACCGGTGCTCGCAAAAGCGCTAAAAGATGAAAAAGTAGCGATTCGCCGCTTGGCTACTGCGTATTTAGGAATGATCGGCGGCAAAAAAGTATTGCCGTATTTATATGAAGCGCTGAAAGATAAAGCGGTTTCCGTGCGGCGGACGGCGGGAGACTGCTTGTCCGATATTGGAGATCCGGAAGCCATTCCAGTGATGATTGAGGCGCTGAAAGACCCAAGCAAGCTTGTCCGTTGGCGCGCTGCCATGTTTTTATACGAAGTCGGTGATGAATCGGCATTGCCGGCATTAAAGGCGGCGGAAAACGATCCGGAATTTGAAGTGAGCATGCAAGTGAAAATGGCGATCGAGCGCATTGAAGGCGGCGAGGAAGCGAAAGGATCGGTTTGGAAACAAATGACGGAAAGCAGAAGAAAAGGTCAATAGTAAAGAGTGATAAAAATTGGAAAAGGCACGCTACACTTGATTGCACCTTTTCTTTTTACGTCTTTATGTGTAATGTTTGCATCATTTATAACGTAAGTACAATCGTATCAGTTATTTTTATTGATTTTTTGGAAATAAAATAGTATTCTGATGCCAGCAAAAATGGTTTGGAGGGATTGCGTTATGTCCATGGCTTATGAAGAATATATGCGCCAGCTTGTGCAGCCAATGCGCGACGAATTGGTGAACGCCGGATTCCGCGAACTTCGCACGAGCGAAGAAGTAGAACAATTTATGGAAAACGTCGAAGGCACGACGTTTGTGGTGGTCAACTCCGTTTGTGGATGCGCAGCGGGATTGGCACGGCCAGCGGCAACACAGGCTGTTTTAAACAGTGAGAAAAAACCAGATCATTTAGTGACGGTGTTTGCCGGTCAAGATAGAGAAGCAACAGCAAAAATGCGCGAGTATTTCGTTGGGATTGCACCATCTTCTCCATCGATGGCGCTCTTAAAGGGAAAAGAGGTCGTTCATTTTATTCCACGTGAGGAAATTGAATTTCAATCAATGGAAGCAGTAATGGAAAACATTATGAATGCGTTTGAAAAATATTGTGATTAAGGATGCTGTTGGGCATCCTTTTTTCTTTATTTCGTATGGTTGTGGCGGGGTTTAGCGGGCTCTTGGCGAGAAAGGAATAGAAACAGGCGTAAAAGGAAACGTTAAAGGCGGAGGTGACATGTGAATGCCGAAACGGAAAAAAGATCCGTCCAAAGCGGGATTAGGCGCTCCAAACGTGAAAGGCCAAGGAACAACGCAAACAGAAACGGGCGCATACGAGCTTGACTCCGCCCGCAAGAAAACAAAAATCGATTAACAGAAAAACTCGCAGTCAACCTGCGAGTTTTTCTTATGCATTTGCAATACAGCTATAAATAAAATAAAGAATCGTAATAATGCTTGCCGCAAAAAAGATTGTGTTCATGTTATTTCCCGCCTTTCTCTATATGTTTTCTATGGTAAAATATGATACACTATTTATATAATTTAAATAATTTAATTCTTTATATATTCATAGTATATATCATTTAAAGCGGAAAAAGAAAGCGTTTTTCCATGCGTAAGTTGGGGGAGATGGAGCAATGAAGTTGGCAGCGCGTATGAAAGCTTTTTCCACATCGATTTTTAGCGAACTATCAATCTATATAAAACAAAAATGCAGCGAAAAAAATGATATGATTGATTTAAGCATCGGCAGTCCAGATTTACCGCCGCCACCGTGTGTTATGGAAGCGCTTAGCCGTTATGCGAGTGATCCAAAAGCATATGGATATACGCTGAAAGGTACACGCGAATTTCATGAAGCAGTGGCGTTTTATTATCAAACAGCACATCATGTAACGCTTCATCCGAAAACAGAAATCATGTATGCCATCGGTTCACAAGACGGACTTGTTCACCTGCCAATGGCATTTGCGGACCCGGGGGATATTATTCTTGTTCCTGATCCCGGCTATCCGGCATATGCAACAGGCATTGCGATGGCGGAAGCCGTTCCTTATTTCATGCCGCTTCGAAAAGAAAACGATTTCCTGCCAAATCTGCGGGAAATTCCGCAAGAGATAGCAGAAAAAGCGGTGCTTATGTTTTTAAACTTTCCGGGGAATCCCGTTCCCGCGTTAGCAACGGAAGCGTTTTTCCGGGAAGTGGTTGAATTTGCAAAACGATATAACATTATCGTCGTCTCCGATTTTGCTTATAGCGAACTTTATTATGACGGCAATAAGCCGATTAGTTTTTTATCCATACCTGGAGCAAAAGAAGTCGGAATTGAATTGAATTCATTATCGAAAAGTTACAATATGGCCGGCTGCCGCATTGGTTATATTTGCGGAAATGAAGAAATCATCCGCATCCTTAGCAAATTTAAATCGAATTTGGATTACGGCATATTTTTGCCGATTCAGCAAGCAGCGATTGCGGCGTTAACAGAAGGTGCGTCATTTTGCGAACAAAACCGGGCTATTTATCAATCCCGCCGCGATTGCTTCGTAGACGGTCTTGCTTCAATTGGATGGCATGTCGACCGGCCGAAAGCGGGCATGTTTATATGGGCGGAAATTCCGAAAGGATGGAATTCCCTTGATTTTACCTATGCGTTAATTGATCGTGCCGGTGTCGTCGTTACGCCTGGGCATGCGTTTGGACCGAGCGGAGAAGGGTATGTGCGTATCGCGCTTGTAGAAGGAGAAGACAAACTATTGCGGGCAGTAGAAAAATTGAAACAAAGCGGAATTTTTTCAGCAAAGTGAGGTGAAAATGCGTGAAGCTGCCAAAGTGGTTAAGAAAAACGCTCGTTGTCGCAATCACGGTATGTACGTTTGGTCTTGTTACACCACCTTCTTCGTTAATGGCTGCTGATGAACCAGCGTCAGATGATTCGCCGTCTTCTGATTGGCAAAATAATCATAGCGGATCGCCAATTACGTCCGTTACAGCTCAGCGGGAAATGCAAGCGCCGGTTTTGACTCGGCAGCAATTTATTGAGCAGACGATGGAGAAAGCGGTCGTGCAATCGTACGAAAAATTTGGCAGCAAAATCGCTCCTGTTATTGAAGAAGAGTTTCGCGATGTGATTTTGCCGCGCATTGAGGAAGTGATTGCGTCGCTTGCTGAGCAATACCCGGAAGAACAGCTGCAGTATTTGGAGGTGACGGAAAACCCATCAGGCGGGATGGGAGAGCGCATTTTTCATATTTACCGCGTCGACACAGGAGAGGATATTATCCGTTTTCACGTCAGGCGCGAACATCCGCCGCAAGATGGGTATTGGTTTCAATTTCATTACCATACGTACCACGACAATTTCCAAACCCATTACGAGCTAGGAAAAATTTATTGGGATAAAAATACGCCGCCGCAATGGCGGACGTGAACGGTTTTTTTGCTCCGTTTCCACATGAACGTTTCCCGCTGATCCCGCTTCCTTATTTTACACATTTGTCCTCGTTTTTTTGTGTGTTACAATTTAATAGAAAAAGAGATTTTCATATTTGTAGTAAAAGAAGCGGGGGAAAGGATCATGAAACGGATTCTTTTTTGGATCATGATAATGTTGGCGATCGTTCCGCTTCTTTCGCTTTCCCCGTATCCTGCCGCGCACGGCATTTTGCTTGTTGATAGCAATATAGACATTAAACATACCATGCCGCACGATATATTAAGAAAAATGATCATTGTTCCGGAAACGAACTTTTCCCATCATGAGGCGAAAAAAATGATTGATACGCTTGCCCATATCGACCCATCCATATTGCAAAAAGCGGCGGATCATCATATTTACATTCAGCTGTTGACTGGAAAGATTACCGATGAACCGTCGGCGAGGCACTTACACGGAAAAACGCCGCGCGGATATTTGTCCTCTTCGACAACATGGGATGATGTTC
It encodes:
- the metA gene encoding homoserine O-acetyltransferase MetA; translated protein: MPINIPKDLPAKEILEQENIFVMDEERAYSQDIRPLNIVILNLMPEKEKAETQLLRLLGNSPLQVNVTFLRPATHESKTTSKHHLDQFYTIFPHIRHRKFDGMIITGAPVEQMPFEKVTYWNELTEIMEWTKTNVTSTLHICWGAQAGLYYHYGIPKYQLPQKCFGIFEHSLEVKNVKLLRGFDDVFRMPHSRHTDVKREDIERVPELTILSVSEKAGVCLVASNDGKQIFLTGHPEYDATTLKEEYERDLAKGLPIHIPESYFPNDDPTKQPLNTWRSHANLLFVNWLNYYVYQETPYEWE
- a CDS encoding conserved virulence factor C family protein, with product MKIKSIEPTPSPNTMKVLLDEELPSGTRNNYKPDNVDTAPPLIQQLMKIEGVKGIYHVADFLAIERNPKYDWKEILTKVREVFGEEVENEQGETKKPNEHFGEVKVYVQMLYGLPMQVKLIDGEQEHRVGLPKQFMDAVIEAQKYAGNIVLERKWVEKGVRYGTFEEIGNEMVEELSAAYPPERLERIVQMFRRGEQAKTQKRISIKVTEEMLDDPDWTKRYAALEQMAEPTEDDIPVLAKALKDEKVAIRRLATAYLGMIGGKKVLPYLYEALKDKAVSVRRTAGDCLSDIGDPEAIPVMIEALKDPSKLVRWRAAMFLYEVGDESALPALKAAENDPEFEVSMQVKMAIERIEGGEEAKGSVWKQMTESRRKGQ
- a CDS encoding YuzL family protein, producing the protein MPKRKKDPSKAGLGAPNVKGQGTTQTETGAYELDSARKKTKID
- a CDS encoding anthrax toxin lethal factor-related metalloendopeptidase gives rise to the protein MKRILFWIMIMLAIVPLLSLSPYPAAHGILLVDSNIDIKHTMPHDILRKMIIVPETNFSHHEAKKMIDTLAHIDPSILQKAADHHIYIQLLTGKITDEPSARHLHGKTPRGYLSSSTTWDDVPGLGGSHLVLVKIGHSEKGKGHGSVNLELHEFAHSIDYIVFDHIHETAAFRSIWQEEAAKLFPDHYYFLTYPEEYFAESFAYYYYSDETRRHLQIVAPKTYQFIRHLAERARL
- a CDS encoding ABC-F family ATP-binding cassette domain-containing protein translates to MKMLTVENIAKSYGEKVLFQQLSFTIKEGERIGIIGVNGAGKSTLLRIIAGADAPDEGQITYSKDFTIGYLPQEPEFRHDFTVLEQVFHRDTPLIRLLREYELALAELEEHPLDEKRQARLYACQQQMDAQNAWDANANAKAILTKLGISDMTKRIGELSGGQKRRVALAQALIEAPDLLILDEPTNHLDYEAIRWLEEYLSRYQGAVLFVTHDRYFLDRVTNRIFELDRGKLYTYVGNYAAFLEAKALREEQERTAAEKRYHLYRRELEWVKRGAKARTTKQKARLKRFAQLEASLPTEKSGQLEMKLGGSRLGKKVIELKRISHSFGGKQLFHCFNLLVKPGDRIGIVGPNGSGKSTLLNIIAGRLQPEEGEVEIGPTVKIAYYTQEHVEMDEQKRVIEYIREAGEAIRTIDGETISAAQLLEQFLFPMHMHGTPIRKLSGGEKRRLYLLRLLMTEPNVLLLDEPTNDFDTQTLTVLEDYLQSFPGVVVTVSHDRYFLDKVADQLLILEGNGRISTYFGEYSAYLEEQLLRKSMQKQEKQAPKETKTLKKQTKRRLTFKEQKEWEEIEANIAALETKLQQVAEEMETFASDYEKIQQLSQEYENLSAKLDSLLERWAELSELVESS
- a CDS encoding BrxA/BrxB family bacilliredoxin, with product MSMAYEEYMRQLVQPMRDELVNAGFRELRTSEEVEQFMENVEGTTFVVVNSVCGCAAGLARPAATQAVLNSEKKPDHLVTVFAGQDREATAKMREYFVGIAPSSPSMALLKGKEVVHFIPREEIEFQSMEAVMENIMNAFEKYCD
- a CDS encoding glutathione peroxidase produces the protein MSVYDFTVKTIRGEEQSLADYKGKVLLIVNTASKCGFTPQYKELQELYEQYRDRGFVVLGFPCNQFGHQEPGTEEEIEQFCQVNYGVTFPMFAKVDVNGENAHPLFQYLKEKAPGVLGTKAIKWNFTKFLVDRNGNVVARFASQTKPSELKNEIEELL
- a CDS encoding YpjP family protein, coding for MKLPKWLRKTLVVAITVCTFGLVTPPSSLMAADEPASDDSPSSDWQNNHSGSPITSVTAQREMQAPVLTRQQFIEQTMEKAVVQSYEKFGSKIAPVIEEEFRDVILPRIEEVIASLAEQYPEEQLQYLEVTENPSGGMGERIFHIYRVDTGEDIIRFHVRREHPPQDGYWFQFHYHTYHDNFQTHYELGKIYWDKNTPPQWRT
- a CDS encoding LL-diaminopimelate aminotransferase, with the translated sequence MKLAARMKAFSTSIFSELSIYIKQKCSEKNDMIDLSIGSPDLPPPPCVMEALSRYASDPKAYGYTLKGTREFHEAVAFYYQTAHHVTLHPKTEIMYAIGSQDGLVHLPMAFADPGDIILVPDPGYPAYATGIAMAEAVPYFMPLRKENDFLPNLREIPQEIAEKAVLMFLNFPGNPVPALATEAFFREVVEFAKRYNIIVVSDFAYSELYYDGNKPISFLSIPGAKEVGIELNSLSKSYNMAGCRIGYICGNEEIIRILSKFKSNLDYGIFLPIQQAAIAALTEGASFCEQNRAIYQSRRDCFVDGLASIGWHVDRPKAGMFIWAEIPKGWNSLDFTYALIDRAGVVVTPGHAFGPSGEGYVRIALVEGEDKLLRAVEKLKQSGIFSAK